In a single window of the Drosophila albomicans strain 15112-1751.03 chromosome 3, ASM965048v2, whole genome shotgun sequence genome:
- the LOC117568001 gene encoding procathepsin L-like, whose product MKSEFCILLFALVGNIQASITYKDELIAEFELFKVVHEKSYDGDSEEQLRLQIFKDNKVLINRHNERYSAGEESYYMGVNQFTDMTSWEFQQLVLTPLNISTHVEYMYMPSHVELPGSVDWRAKGAVTGVKNQGRCGSCWSFAAAGALESQWYLKTKHLIPLSEQNLMDCSRRYNNHGCNGGWPASALLYVKDNGGIDVESAYPYEGHDGQCRFQRNKIGAKVSAVMQVRPDEEALAHAVAEKGPIAVAVDARGFQHYRGGIFNDRNCNKQVNHAVIVVGYGSDYWLIKNSWGGWGEQGYMRLARNHNNMCHVATYGVFPIV is encoded by the coding sequence ATGAAATcagaattttgcattttgctctTCGCCCTCGTGGGAAACATTCAGGCAAGCATCACTTACAAGGATGAATTGATCGCGGAGTTCGAACTCTTTAAAGTGGTACATGAGAAAAGCTACGATGGTGATTCCGAGGAGCAGCTGCGACTGCAGATCTTTAAGGACAACAAGGTGCTGATTAATAGGCACAATGAGCGCTACTCTGCTGGAGAAGAGTCCTACTACATGGGTGTGAACCAATTTACTGATATGACATCCTGGGAGTTTCAGCAACTTGTGCTCACCCCACTCAATATAAGTACCCATGTcgagtatatgtatatgccaTCCCATGTTGAGCTCCCAGGCAGCGTAGATTGGCGTGCCAAAGGAGCCGTGACCGGTGTGAAAAACCAAGGACGATGTGGTTCCTGTTGGTCCTTTGCCGCTGCTGGTGCTCTGGAGAGTCAATGGTACCtaaaaacaaagcatttaATTCCTCTTTCAGAGCAGAATCTTATGGATTGCTCTAGACGCTATAATAACCATGGCTGCAATGGTGGCTGGCCAGCGTCTGCTCTTCTCTACGTTAAGGATAACGGTGGTATCGATGTGGAGTCAGCATATCCATATGAGGGGCATGATGGGCAATGTCGCTTCCAACGCAATAAAATTGGTGCCAAGGTCTCTGCTGTGATGCAAGTGCGACCCGATGAGGAAGCTCTGGCTCATGCAGTTGCCGAGAAGGggccaattgctgttgctgtcgatgcCCGAGGCTTCCAGCATTATCGGGGTGGAATTTTCAACGATCGCAATTGTAATAAGCAAGTAAATCATGCTGTCATTGTGGTTGGCTATGGCAGTGATTATTGGCTTATCAAGAATTCCTGGGGAGGATGGGGAGAACAAGGGTACATGCGTCTTGCCCGTAACCACAACAATATGTGTCACGTGGCCACCTACGGCGTGTTCCCCATTGTTTAA
- the LOC117567983 gene encoding procathepsin L-like yields MKAVILILVLVAVVQATSLKDILKAEFNAFKLKHHKTYQDASEELKRLQIFVENKKLIDTHNKRYLAGEESYEMGVNKFSDMTPEEFKTRVLTNLNPEDAQEGIDNIYNTSAMASLPSSVDWRLSGAVNPVKNQGSCASCWAFSAVGSLESHHFINSNQRVSLSEQNLVDCTRGYPYNNQGCSGGWPIRAFNYVRDNGGINTASSYPYEGQDNTCRYNKNNIGSKISAIIQIASGNETALASAVANKGPISVCLNGSQFQYYKSGVLNKPSCPHSVDHCLVVIGYGTDSVGGDYWLVRNSWGENWGENGYIRMARNRNNQCAIASYAVYPVI; encoded by the coding sequence CCACAAAACCTACCAGGATGCTAGTGAGGAGTTGAAGCGCCTTCAGATATTCGTGGAAAACAAGAAACTGATCGACACTCACAACAAACGCTATCTGGCCGGAGAGGAGTCTTACGAGATGGGTGTGAATAAATTCTCTGATATGACTCCCGAGGAATTCAAAACGCGCGTGCTTACAAATCTCAATCCTGAGGACGCCCAGGAAGGCATCgacaatatttacaatacatCTGCCATGGCTAGTCTCCCAAGTAGCGTTGATTGGCGTCTTTCAGGCGCTGTTAATCCAGTTAAAAATCAAGGATCCTGTGCCTCCTGTTGGGCTTTTTCTGCAGTTGGCTCACTGGAAAGTCACCACTTTATAAACTCAAACCAGAGAGTATCCCTGTCCGAACAAAATTTGGTGGACTGCACAAGAGGTTATCCCTATAACAACCAAGGCTGTTCAGGGGGCTGGCCGATTAGAGCATTCAATTATGTTAGGGACAATGGTGGTATAAACACGGCCAGCTCTTATCCATATGAAGGCCAAGACAACACTTGCCGatacaataagaacaacattGGATCAAAAATCTCTGCTATTATACAAATTGCTAGTGGAAATGAAACCGCATTGGCATCTGCCGTTGCCAATAAGGGACCCATCTCTGTGTGTCTCAACGGCTCCCAGTTCCAATATTACAAAAGTGGCGTCTTGAACAAACCGTCGTGCCCTCATTCTGTAGACCATTGTCTAGTTGTTATTGGCTACGGCACCGATTCAGTTGGAGGAGATTATTGGTTGGTGAGGAATTCTTGGGGCGAGAATTGGGGAGAAAACGGATATATTCGCATGGCCCGCAATCGCAACAATCAATGTGCTATTGCCAGTTATGCAGTTTATCCAGTAATTTAA